The Cydia pomonella isolate Wapato2018A chromosome 9, ilCydPomo1, whole genome shotgun sequence sequence AAAAAGCGTTGCTTTAAAACCTGATGATACGCTACATTCGATTTAACAGCTAAGGTTTTAAGTCGAAATTCCATCAATGCACGATAAAAATGCGCCACCGTGCGCACACAGGAATCCATTTGTAGTTCAAACGCTTTTTTTAACGCGCGTTGTGAAAGCGCTCGTGCAAATGAGCCCTTAAGATAACGGAGTAACGAATAACCTATGGGAATAACATTCATTTGTATGTTGGCTTTATTGTTCATATCTTATTAATAAAATGCTACCAACACATTTAAAATACAtgtattatggaaggtagaggcaaggaacagaaactccttaggcagaattgttgcaaaagtgtccagctggcagctatgaataatagttccaaatctctccagagtagctaagaaccgaggcgttattgacggagtgaagcgggctgtctatgattagatattttttttcaaatgttcTAAGTATTGTAGCGGCacctatttatgatttttttgtcggacactttttggtatatggagattttgttccttgcctttaCCTTCCATAACATGTATATCTCCATACTCTCCAtagacaattttatttttttatctgacTAGCAATTATTTGACTGAATGGAACGAAGATTTTAGTAGAGGTTATGTTTACTGGATAATTTTGTCGAGTCAGGTACATCGTTAATAGTGTAAAACTAATAATTCAGATAGTAAGCACGACGCGAAAATAACATAATGTTGGTGACACTAAAGACTTTGCAACAACAAACGTTTCAAGTCGAGATCGATCCAGAAGAAACCGTCAAAGCACTCAAACTAAAAATTGAAGTTGAAAAAGGTAAAGACTATGCTGCCGATCATCAGAGACTTATCTACGCTGGAAAGATTCTGTTGGACCATAACAAGCTTGTTAGCTATAACATAGACGAAaagaaatttattgttattatggtAACAAAACCTAAAGCGTCTGAAGTTCAAGCGTCATCTACTTCCGCTCCTGAGGCCGGTGAAAGTGCGTCTACAGAAAGTGGTGATAATAAAGACAAAACTGCTGCTGAAGAATCGCCTAAACCTACGACTGCCGCGGAACCCGAACATGCAGCCGAAGTGCCTGCCGCAGTCGCTGCCAATGAGCCTGACTTCGAGTCCACCGTGCAGAGCATCATGGACATGGGATATAACCGACAACAAGTAGAGCAAGCGCTGCGCGCTTCCTTTAATAATCGTGAACGGGCAGTGGAATACTTAATAACAGGTATCCCTGAAGAATTACTTCAGGAGCAAGATGTGGATGAGGGGTCTGATGAAGACCCGTTAGCGTTTCTGCGTGACCAACCACAGTTTCAACAAATGCGAGCTGTTATTCAACAGAATCCTAACTTATTGAATGCTGTGTTACAACAGATTGGTCAGACAAATCCTGCACTGCTGCAAGCTATTAGCCAGCATCAACAGGCCTTTGTTAGAATGTTAAATGAACCTGTTAATCCTAGTTCTGGTGCAGCCGCTGCTGTTGAAGACAGTACTGCAGATGCTCCCCAAGCACAGGCCCCCAACGTCATCCAAGTGTCACCGCAAGACAAAGAGGCAATTGAAAGACTAAAAGCATTAGGTTTTCCGGAAGATATGGTCATTCAAGCATATTTTGCCTGTGAAAAGAATGAAAATCTAGCAGCTAACTTCTTGCTGTCCCAGAATTTTGATGACTAACATTATTGCTCTCATACATTGTTTTCAAAAGAGAGATgacaaataatattatacaaaagtGTATTACAAATGTTGTAGATCTATGTCAATAGCCTAACTAATATTCATTGCTTGTATATTTCAAGTGTATTTTTACACTGAGTTTCACAACAATTTGTCATCATTTATGTCTAATAAATTTCTTATTGTTCACTCATTTGGTTGATTACTTTTTAcctttttaatacaattttacaagCAGATCATGCAATGATTTTTTATAAAGACAAAACAAAAGTTAGGTTACACATCAAAAGAAGCTATTTTTAGTCTCCCCCTTGTTTCtgtatataaaacaatatttcaaatttacACAAACTAATTTTGGCTTAGATGATGGTCGATGACTCGGATTGCCAGACTCTCGCCAGTGACAATTGAAAGACGACTATTAATACACTTTGAAGCATCATCCCACaatgaaatttttaaaaaatggaaaaaaagaTACATATATGAATGGAGAGTCCAAATTCTGAAAGTGCGGTAGCGACCCCTAAAACGTATTTAAAAATTctgaatataaaattacattggTTTTTTTAGTGGCAGAGACTACATTAAGCGGGTGCCCCGTAGAAAAATATAAGCACCCTAATACTCAACATAATTTAAtgattgcacaaaagaaaaacaatcttatagtacaaaaggcggacttaatgccacgaggcattctctaccagtcaaccttaaggctaagcagagatattgtgagcggtgctacaattacaatagcaaaacaaatcaaacaaaaatacataattataatttgaataagtttttggcaaaaatttcatttttggtacaagccttcatcgctgactgtacttttcttgccgcaggcatctaatactcatcgagacaattctaaaaactccaaacaaaataggttgcgttgtttcctCCCCATGGTTGTCCTGTCCCCATCATCCggtcagctcgatggtaccataatattgcattgtcacccgacttacatatgtatgcaaagctttagcttcatcggaaaccgggaagtggatcaaatttaactttgaagatttgacccgtacaagcatacataagtacagtcagctgcagagagaggtaacccccctgcatagactgaaGACGATTGTATGCAGGTGGATCACCtttctctgcatctgactgtacacaggtacattgcaagttaaataaaagcttgtaaaaatatcaatacaTATTTTACCAGAATGAATTTGTACCTAAGTTTACGATACATATAAGTCGTCAGGTCGCCGCACTTTTGTACCTCAGTTtctttaatttacatttattttacttgggTGTTTTTAGTACATATTAACGCTACATGCATGTTAGATGTTAGCATAATATAGTTACATTCTTTCGGATGGAGCCATATTTCTAAGCGAATACCTGTCATGTTTAAATCTAACGAATAACAGAACGCGGAACGGTTGGTGAGAATGGCGTCAATGGCGTGGTATTAAGGTCGAAAGGTTTGGCTACTTGCGATTGATACATTTCTACTTAAAGGTAGATAGATTTAGTCTCAAACCTGAGCTTCTGTTTACTAGATAACCACCTGTGGCGTTAGCCACAGGCACAACTACGGGCCTACGCtagctcgtccgctccgtgcacccgcgccagctagcggaggccctaaggGCCTACCTCGTTGTGTTAGGGCCtgcgctagctggcgcgggtgcacggagcggacgagcgggttaacgaaaaatagtatgagcgacgctaacAGAAGCGGActcgtgcggcggatttcacctacaaatagcacccgcgagcgtgcgcacgcggcgggcgtccgcgtcagctagcgtaggcccttaggATGTATTTAGTAGGACTGGAGTTTTCTAcgagtaggtatgtatgtagtaattcgcaactcgtgtcgatttaaaacactcccttcggtcgtttttagggttccgtagccaaatgacaaaaaacggaacccttatagattcgtcatgtccgtcctgtctgtccgattatgtcacagccacttttttccaaaactataagagctgtactgttcaaacttggcaaggagatgtattctatgaaccgcattaagatgtttacacaaaaatagaaaaaaaaaacaataaattttgggggttccccatacttagaactgaaactcaaaaaatcttttttcatcaaacccgtaTCTATGGAGTGGAgtggtgtggggtatctatggataggtctttaaaatgatattgaggtttctaatatcatttttttctaaactgaatagtttgcgcgagagacacttccaaagtggaaaaatgtgtccccccccccccccgtaacttctaaaaataacagaatgaaaaatctaaaaaaaaaatgatatacattgccatgcaaacttccaccaaaaattgatttgaacgagatctagtaagtagtttttttttaatacgtcataaaattaaaaaaaaaaaaaaaaattcttcaaacccatacgtgtggagtatctacggataggtcttcaaaaataatatttaggtttctaatataattttttttctaaactgaatagtttgcacgagagacacttttaaagtgaaaaaaagtgtcacccccccccctgtaacttctaaaataacagaatgaaaaatctaaaaaaaatatatgatatacctacattaccatgcaaacttccaccgaaaattgatttgaaccagatctagtaagtagtttttttaatacgtcataaatggtacggaactcttcatgggcgagtccgactcgcacttggccgctttttttatttatcgccactcgttacgaatttcctatttttcgcacttgtatcgtaaataactatttcaaacgttcgtatgaaagttcggagtaaaaccgaaataaaccggtacttaccgctatttttaaaaccagtTCCGAACCATGGCTGCCTGTAATTACCAGGAAAGCCCTAAAATTGCgtacatatacctacacaaGTACTTACACACCACAACGCGGGCACTCACCATGGGGGgactaaaacgtagtgattatatgctctttgggggGGACGGGCAACAGATGGGAACCTCACTACTCACAAGACAACGTATACAACTCTACCAAAGTAATATAGGGGAGTTTTCAGAAGAGTACCATTCttaggttccgtagccaaagggtaaaaacgggaccctattacaaGACTATGTCATGAACCGTGAgagctagacagttgacattttcacagatgtattATTTCTGTTATGTGTgtccgctataacaacaaatactaaaaacagaatgaaacaaaaatatttaagtagctcccatacaaaaaacctTTGTGGGAAACATGTGAACCCTTCGTATgccagtccgactcgcacttggctggtttttagggttccataccaaagggtcaaacgggaccctattactgagactccgctgtccgtccgtccgtctgtcaccaggctgtatctcatgaactgtgatagttagccagttgaaatttctacagattatgtatttctgttgccgctataacaacaaatactaaaaacagaataaaataaatatttcttttcaatctcgagggtcagtacttggatgggtgaccgtttttatagataatggtacggaatccttcctgtgcgagtctgTGAGTGcgtgactcgcacttggccgattttttttaaactaaggaCTTTTGGGTTATTACTATTGATTAAAAGTGTCCCAAGCTTTCATACTAATTTTgggtgtcagttttgtgacggtccatacaaaatgtatgtgaaaaTGCGCCagataacactttttttttcgtacTCTTTTTAGGATTCCGGAAAAGAGCCCTAATAGTTTCACcaagtttgtatgaaattatgacgtttacttaacacaaCTTGCACATGtatgcagtgccggattaagatattttgatgccctaagcatttctagaccatggtgccccctcatcaagattacattgaattttcttagtaaattgagtgacgtttattgccgcattactgctgagaatagattTTTCAAAcgcagtaatgttccaacagtagGTAAATGCTTCTCATAAGGCCGGAGGCCAAGTCAACTAATATCAAAGTGTAGACGTAAGacaggccgtactccgcacagggttttgcaacctctagagctttcttGCGAAGCTCATTcgtgtgagggcaaaggccttcAGTAGGGGCGGAGCCATTGGCCATTTTTTCTTGTCAAAATAAGAACCAATGGCCACAACTGTcgtaaatagcaaattattgacctgacgtttcaaggacggcgttgtccccatggtctcggagaagactgggtaaagtcgacatcattatcttgacgttggaggtaattttagaacttaattaaacgcgattaagtcccgttttcttaaataataatgtgtcacaaataggccaataaaattagattttttcgaattcgGTCCTAAAAATGcatgtaatccgagtttgctccatcccagttttttttgcttgtaaatcgaaaacggtacgtccgttGGAAAAATTGctctaattatgattaaaattgatatctgaggtaCCGAAATGtaatgttcttgcaataaaattgattgattgattgaagatATCTTAATATGTAgtcgtagtaaattgtaaaaaaaagatcgacattttttatcttggtaaaatcatgtaataatccgaaaacgccttaccagtgtctgaaccaccaagtgctatggtttggcaatccaaaggaaaaaaatatctcataGGGATCCCAAAAGGTATGCACACCtcttgggatggagcaaactcggattacacgcatttaagaccaaatgaaaatattaaaacaatttccagtttgctgggaattaattcctcaataCGCTATTTttcgatctaatttgattggcctaaatcgtgaaagtttaaatcagtgtttttaaaagcaaaggCTAGCTTTCcataaggctgaacgcgcggagcgttcgatcggcgctgaCGGATAGGCCAAAGGTCAAGCTGGAAGAAAGccaggcttgaatttgaccaacgGCGAGGTGTGAAtggctggacgtccggagcgtccgatcgcggcgcgttatcatataatacaacccATGGCgaagtgtgagcaaggcagaaggCCCTGCTGCGAGAGAGGACTTGGattttggatccatggccaagtgaaagtgaggca is a genomic window containing:
- the LOC133521357 gene encoding UV excision repair protein RAD23 homolog A — encoded protein: MLVTLKTLQQQTFQVEIDPEETVKALKLKIEVEKGKDYAADHQRLIYAGKILLDHNKLVSYNIDEKKFIVIMVTKPKASEVQASSTSAPEAGESASTESGDNKDKTAAEESPKPTTAAEPEHAAEVPAAVAANEPDFESTVQSIMDMGYNRQQVEQALRASFNNRERAVEYLITGIPEELLQEQDVDEGSDEDPLAFLRDQPQFQQMRAVIQQNPNLLNAVLQQIGQTNPALLQAISQHQQAFVRMLNEPVNPSSGAAAAVEDSTADAPQAQAPNVIQVSPQDKEAIERLKALGFPEDMVIQAYFACEKNENLAANFLLSQNFDD